In Humulus lupulus chromosome 7, drHumLupu1.1, whole genome shotgun sequence, the following are encoded in one genomic region:
- the LOC133788252 gene encoding probable LRR receptor-like serine/threonine-protein kinase At1g06840 isoform X1: MYPSKSWVYSTALVLYLWCSLHVEAQYNITDPVEVKALRDIKKTLIDTNKNLSNWNRGDPCSSRWNGVLCFNRTFDDGYLHVRELQLLNMNLSGTLSPELGRLSHMIILDFMWNKLTGSIPKEIGNITSLELLLLNGNQLTGSLPEELGNLANLNRIQIDQNHISGPIPKSFANLNKTKHFHMNNNSISGQIPPELSKLPNLVHFLLDNNNLSGYLPAEFSELPELLILQVDNNHFDGSTIPESFGNMSKLLKLSLRNCSLQGPMPNLSRIPNLGYLDLSSNQLNGSIPPDKLSNDITTIDLSDNNLIGTIPESFSRLPLIQKLSVANNTLNGTVPSRIWHDRTLNSTEHLVLEFQNNDLTDISGSISLPPNVSVWLKGNPLCSNTSLVLFCGPESADNRTILTDFTPDCPVQSCPFPFEYSKKSPAKCFCAAPLFVEYRLKSPGFSDFLPYKISFEEYLSDGLKLQQYQLEISDVAWIKGPRLRMSLKLFPVYVVNDTKSATFNTSEVRRIMAMFTGWNIPDSEVFGPYELLGFNLLGPYLTGIPFASKKSGISRGALIGIVFGAIAAATTLSAFVSLVILRMRMRNPAYSKRRRLSKAALKIEGVKDFTYGEMVLATNNFESSAQVGQGGYGKVYKGILADGTLVAIKRAQEGSLQGEKEFLTEIQLLSRLHHRNLVSLLGFCDEEDEQMLIYEFMPNGTLRDHLSVKSKEPLSFSMRLRIALGSAKGILYLHTEANPPIFHRDIKASNILLDSKFVAKVADFGLSRLAPVPEIEGNVPDHVSTVVKGTPGYLDPEYFLTHKLTDKSDVYSLGVVFLELLTGMQPISHGKNIVREVNLAFQSGMIFSVIDGRMGSYPSDCVEKFLSLALKCCQDDTDSRPSMAEVVRQLENIWLMMPESDTKTLGPLITHKAGKQETSPSSSSEIKNPYLSLDVSGSNLDSGVIPTIAPR, encoded by the exons ATGTATCCATCAAAATCTTGGGTGTACTCAACCGCTCTGGTTTTGTATTTATGGTGTTCACTACATGTTGAAGCCCAGTATAACATTACTGACCCAGTTGAAG TGAAAGCATTGCGGGATATTAAGAAAACTTTGATTGATACCAACAAGAACTTGAGTAATTGGAATCGAGGCGATCCGTGTTCATCCCGTTGGAATGGGGTTTTATGCTTCAATAGAACGTTTGATGATGGTTATCTACATGTTAGGGAATT GCAATTATTAAATATGAACCTTTCCGGAACTCTATCACCGGAGCTTGGCCGTTTATCTCACATGATAATATT GGACTTCATGTGGAACAAATTAACTGGTAGTATACCAAAGGAGATAGGCAACATTACATCCTTGGAACTCTT GCTCCTGAATGGAAATCAGTTAACAGGTTCCTTGCCTGAGGAGCTCGGTAATCTTGCAAACTTGAACAGAATACAGATTGACCAGAACCATATATCAGGACCCATACCTAAATCATTTGCAAacttgaacaaaacaaaacactT TCACATGAACAACAATTCGATTAGTGGGCAAATCCcaccagagctctccaaattacCGAATCTAGTTCACTT TCTTCTTGATAATAACAACTTATCTGGTTATCTTCCAGCTGAGTTCTCTGAACTTCCCGAATTACTTATACT TCAAGTTGATAATAACCACTTTGATGGGAGTACAATTCCAGAGTCGTTTGGCAACATGTCCAAGTTATTGAAGTT GAGTTTGAGGAATTGTAGCTTACAAGGACCTATGCCAAATTTGAGCAGGATACCAAATCTGGGTTATTT GGACCTCAGCTCAAATCAGCTAAATGGATCTATACCACCTGATAAGCTTTCTAATGATATCACAACTAT TGATTTATCAGACAACAATCTTATTGGAActattccagaaagcttttccaggCTTCCTTTGATCCAAAAATT GTCTGTTGCAAACAATACATTAAATGGTACTGTTCCATCCAGAATTTGGCATGATAGGACTCTCAATTCAACAGAACACCTTGTATT GGAGTTCCAAAACAATGATCTTACAGATATTTCAGGCAGTATTAGCCTCCCCCCAAATGTCTCTGTCTG GCTCAAGGGGAATCCATTATGTTCCAATACTAGCCTAGTTCTCTTCTGTGGACCTGAAAGTGCAGATAATAGAACAATATTGACTGACTTCACTCCTGATTGTCCAGTTCAATCATGTCCATTCCCTTTTGAGTATTCCAAGAAATCTCCCGCTAAATGTTTCTGTGCTGCTCCTCTTTTTGTTGAATATCGGTTAAAAAGTCCCGGATTCTCAGATTTCCTTCCTTACAAAATCTCATTTGAGGAGTATCTTAGCGATGGTCTTAAGCTACAACAGTATCAATTGGAGATTAGTGATGTGGCATGGATAAAAGGACCTCGTCTTAGAATGTCCCTGAAGCTCTTTCCTGTATATGTTGTTAACGACACAAAATCCGCAACTTTCAATACAAGTGAGGTTCGAAGAATTATGGCCATGTTCACAGGATGGAACATACCAGATAGTGAAGTATTTGGACCTTATGAACTTCTCGGATTCAATCTATTGGGCCCTTATTTAACTG GGATTccttttgcatcgaaaaagtctGGCATAAGCAGGGGAGCACTTATTGGCATAGTTTTTGGGGCTATCGCTGCTGCAACTACATTATCCGCATTTGTTTCTCTTGTTATACTGAGAATGCGCATGAGAAACCCTGCATATTCAAAAAGACGCCGGT TGTCTAAAGCAGCTCTTAAAATTGAGGGCGTTAAGGATTTCACTTATGGAGAAATGGTCTTGGCTACGAACAACTTTGAAAGTTCAGCTCAGGTTGGTCAAGGAGGTTATGGCAAGGTTTATAAAGGCATTTTGGCAGATGGTACACTAGTGGCCATAAAGCGAGCACAGGAAGGATCATTGCAGGGTGAGAAAGAATTCTTGACAGAAATACAGTTATTATCGAGATTGCACCACAGGAATCTTGTGTCTTTGCTCGGATTCTGTGATGAAGAAGATGAACAG ATGTTGATCTATGAGTTTATGCCCAATGGCACCCTAAGGGATCACCTTTCTG TCAAATCCAAAGAACCTTTAAGCTTTTCAATGAGATTGAGAATTGCCCTGGGATCAGCTAAGGGCATCCTTTACCTACACACAGAAGCTAACCCTCCAATATTCCATCGAGATATTAAGGCCAGCAACATATTATTGGATTCCAAGTTCGTTGCCAAGGTTGCTGATTTTGGACTTTCACGACTTGCCCCGGTTCCAGAGATAGAAGGGAACGTACCTGATCACGTATCCACAGTTGTGAAGGGGACTCCG GGTTATCTTGATCCAGAATACTTCCTAACTCATAAATTAACAGACAAGAGTGATGTTTATAGTCTTGGTGTCGTGTTCTTGGAGCTCTTAACTGGGATGCAGCCAATTTCACATGGAAAAAACATTGTTAGAGAG GTTAATCTTGCATTTCAGTCTGGTATGATATTCTCAGTCATTGATGGACGAATGGGATCTTACCCTTCTGACTGTGTGGAAAAGTTTCTTAGTCTGGCACTCAAGTGTTGCCAAGATGACACAGATTCTAGACCTTCAATGGCAGAGGTGGTCAGACAACTCGAAAACATATGGCTTATGATGCCGGAATCAGACACCAAAACTTTAGGACCTTTGATCACTCATAAAGCTGGAAAGCAAGAAACTTCACCTTCTTCATCCTCTGAAATAAAGAATCCTTATCTGTCCTTAGATGTCTCTGGTAGTAACCTTGATAGTGGAGTCATTCCTACTATTGCTCCAAGATAA
- the LOC133788252 gene encoding probable LRR receptor-like serine/threonine-protein kinase At1g06840 isoform X2 encodes MNLSGTLSPELGRLSHMIILDFMWNKLTGSIPKEIGNITSLELLLLNGNQLTGSLPEELGNLANLNRIQIDQNHISGPIPKSFANLNKTKHFHMNNNSISGQIPPELSKLPNLVHFLLDNNNLSGYLPAEFSELPELLILQVDNNHFDGSTIPESFGNMSKLLKLSLRNCSLQGPMPNLSRIPNLGYLDLSSNQLNGSIPPDKLSNDITTIDLSDNNLIGTIPESFSRLPLIQKLSVANNTLNGTVPSRIWHDRTLNSTEHLVLEFQNNDLTDISGSISLPPNVSVWLKGNPLCSNTSLVLFCGPESADNRTILTDFTPDCPVQSCPFPFEYSKKSPAKCFCAAPLFVEYRLKSPGFSDFLPYKISFEEYLSDGLKLQQYQLEISDVAWIKGPRLRMSLKLFPVYVVNDTKSATFNTSEVRRIMAMFTGWNIPDSEVFGPYELLGFNLLGPYLTGIPFASKKSGISRGALIGIVFGAIAAATTLSAFVSLVILRMRMRNPAYSKRRRLSKAALKIEGVKDFTYGEMVLATNNFESSAQVGQGGYGKVYKGILADGTLVAIKRAQEGSLQGEKEFLTEIQLLSRLHHRNLVSLLGFCDEEDEQMLIYEFMPNGTLRDHLSVKSKEPLSFSMRLRIALGSAKGILYLHTEANPPIFHRDIKASNILLDSKFVAKVADFGLSRLAPVPEIEGNVPDHVSTVVKGTPGYLDPEYFLTHKLTDKSDVYSLGVVFLELLTGMQPISHGKNIVREVNLAFQSGMIFSVIDGRMGSYPSDCVEKFLSLALKCCQDDTDSRPSMAEVVRQLENIWLMMPESDTKTLGPLITHKAGKQETSPSSSSEIKNPYLSLDVSGSNLDSGVIPTIAPR; translated from the exons ATGAACCTTTCCGGAACTCTATCACCGGAGCTTGGCCGTTTATCTCACATGATAATATT GGACTTCATGTGGAACAAATTAACTGGTAGTATACCAAAGGAGATAGGCAACATTACATCCTTGGAACTCTT GCTCCTGAATGGAAATCAGTTAACAGGTTCCTTGCCTGAGGAGCTCGGTAATCTTGCAAACTTGAACAGAATACAGATTGACCAGAACCATATATCAGGACCCATACCTAAATCATTTGCAAacttgaacaaaacaaaacactT TCACATGAACAACAATTCGATTAGTGGGCAAATCCcaccagagctctccaaattacCGAATCTAGTTCACTT TCTTCTTGATAATAACAACTTATCTGGTTATCTTCCAGCTGAGTTCTCTGAACTTCCCGAATTACTTATACT TCAAGTTGATAATAACCACTTTGATGGGAGTACAATTCCAGAGTCGTTTGGCAACATGTCCAAGTTATTGAAGTT GAGTTTGAGGAATTGTAGCTTACAAGGACCTATGCCAAATTTGAGCAGGATACCAAATCTGGGTTATTT GGACCTCAGCTCAAATCAGCTAAATGGATCTATACCACCTGATAAGCTTTCTAATGATATCACAACTAT TGATTTATCAGACAACAATCTTATTGGAActattccagaaagcttttccaggCTTCCTTTGATCCAAAAATT GTCTGTTGCAAACAATACATTAAATGGTACTGTTCCATCCAGAATTTGGCATGATAGGACTCTCAATTCAACAGAACACCTTGTATT GGAGTTCCAAAACAATGATCTTACAGATATTTCAGGCAGTATTAGCCTCCCCCCAAATGTCTCTGTCTG GCTCAAGGGGAATCCATTATGTTCCAATACTAGCCTAGTTCTCTTCTGTGGACCTGAAAGTGCAGATAATAGAACAATATTGACTGACTTCACTCCTGATTGTCCAGTTCAATCATGTCCATTCCCTTTTGAGTATTCCAAGAAATCTCCCGCTAAATGTTTCTGTGCTGCTCCTCTTTTTGTTGAATATCGGTTAAAAAGTCCCGGATTCTCAGATTTCCTTCCTTACAAAATCTCATTTGAGGAGTATCTTAGCGATGGTCTTAAGCTACAACAGTATCAATTGGAGATTAGTGATGTGGCATGGATAAAAGGACCTCGTCTTAGAATGTCCCTGAAGCTCTTTCCTGTATATGTTGTTAACGACACAAAATCCGCAACTTTCAATACAAGTGAGGTTCGAAGAATTATGGCCATGTTCACAGGATGGAACATACCAGATAGTGAAGTATTTGGACCTTATGAACTTCTCGGATTCAATCTATTGGGCCCTTATTTAACTG GGATTccttttgcatcgaaaaagtctGGCATAAGCAGGGGAGCACTTATTGGCATAGTTTTTGGGGCTATCGCTGCTGCAACTACATTATCCGCATTTGTTTCTCTTGTTATACTGAGAATGCGCATGAGAAACCCTGCATATTCAAAAAGACGCCGGT TGTCTAAAGCAGCTCTTAAAATTGAGGGCGTTAAGGATTTCACTTATGGAGAAATGGTCTTGGCTACGAACAACTTTGAAAGTTCAGCTCAGGTTGGTCAAGGAGGTTATGGCAAGGTTTATAAAGGCATTTTGGCAGATGGTACACTAGTGGCCATAAAGCGAGCACAGGAAGGATCATTGCAGGGTGAGAAAGAATTCTTGACAGAAATACAGTTATTATCGAGATTGCACCACAGGAATCTTGTGTCTTTGCTCGGATTCTGTGATGAAGAAGATGAACAG ATGTTGATCTATGAGTTTATGCCCAATGGCACCCTAAGGGATCACCTTTCTG TCAAATCCAAAGAACCTTTAAGCTTTTCAATGAGATTGAGAATTGCCCTGGGATCAGCTAAGGGCATCCTTTACCTACACACAGAAGCTAACCCTCCAATATTCCATCGAGATATTAAGGCCAGCAACATATTATTGGATTCCAAGTTCGTTGCCAAGGTTGCTGATTTTGGACTTTCACGACTTGCCCCGGTTCCAGAGATAGAAGGGAACGTACCTGATCACGTATCCACAGTTGTGAAGGGGACTCCG GGTTATCTTGATCCAGAATACTTCCTAACTCATAAATTAACAGACAAGAGTGATGTTTATAGTCTTGGTGTCGTGTTCTTGGAGCTCTTAACTGGGATGCAGCCAATTTCACATGGAAAAAACATTGTTAGAGAG GTTAATCTTGCATTTCAGTCTGGTATGATATTCTCAGTCATTGATGGACGAATGGGATCTTACCCTTCTGACTGTGTGGAAAAGTTTCTTAGTCTGGCACTCAAGTGTTGCCAAGATGACACAGATTCTAGACCTTCAATGGCAGAGGTGGTCAGACAACTCGAAAACATATGGCTTATGATGCCGGAATCAGACACCAAAACTTTAGGACCTTTGATCACTCATAAAGCTGGAAAGCAAGAAACTTCACCTTCTTCATCCTCTGAAATAAAGAATCCTTATCTGTCCTTAGATGTCTCTGGTAGTAACCTTGATAGTGGAGTCATTCCTACTATTGCTCCAAGATAA